The genomic interval CTACGTCACAGACCTTACCGCAGACGACGCAGACCCTGAGCATCTCCTTCGACTCGTGAGAGACCACTGGTCGATCGAAAGCCTCCATTGGGTCCGCGACAACACCTTTGACGAGGACCGCTCACAAGTCCGTACCGGAACACTTCCTCGCATCCTTGCAACACTACGCAATCTAGCTATCGGAATCATACGTTATGCCGCGCCCCTAAGGGTCAACATCGCAGCGGCAACCCGCCAGCTTGCCCGTCAACCCGACATTACCCTTGATCTACTTGGAATCCCACCCCTACTTTGCAAATGACCGTGCACGCCTAACCCCTATTTCACCTCCCTTCTGGTGATGGTTCTTGGTCGGTGATCAATCGTTCTCATCTTAGGTGTTGGACCTCTCCTCATCCCTGTGCTTCGGGTGGTTGGGTTACCTTGCGCATCGATTCTCCGTTGAGTTCGATGCGGTGAAGGTTCGTTGTTAAGCGGTCAAGAAGAGCGTCAGCGATCGTCGGGTCACCAATGCTTGCGTACCAGTTGGCAACTGGGAGTTGTGAGGTAAGGATCGTTGAGCGAAGTCCATGACGATCCTCGATCACCTCTAAGGTATCACTGGCAGCATCTGGGTTGATGGGTCGAATGAGAAAGTCATCAAGTATCAACACCTCCACCTTGGACCAGGCATTCATGAGACGTGCCAGTCTCGGAATCACCGCGGGCGATGCCAAGCTCTTCGAGCATTCGCGGATACCGCAGATAGAGAGCCGAGTGCCCCTGACGGATGGCCGCATGCCCAAGGGCACACGCCACATAGGTCTTACCCACTCCCGTGGGTGATAGGGACGAGCAGGCAGTACGGTCATCTGATAGTGTGTGGCCATCTCAAGGTAGGTCGCATTGGGAACAGGCTCATACCGGTCAGCCTTGGTAACCGCGGTACGCATACCGTCACACACGATCGCATCTGTCACCCCGCCAAAGGAGCTAAACGCGCGGGTGTGAGCACCAATGACGTGATAGAGGTTCTGATTCGCCAAAGCCTCTACGTAGGTCAGGTTCGAGGCCCCAAGGACGGCGACGAAGATCTGGGCGTAGAAGGCTACCTGCAAATCGTCGGTAGTACTCGCAGAACTGAGTGTAGCCACAGCCATCGGGATGCTCCTCTCGGTACTCGACCCAGAGGAGCATTAACGTCATGTGGGGACGCGCCAACTCCCGGTGCAGATAGGCAAAATCGGGGATTGGTTTAGCCCCAACAACCGGCGTGCTAGCCCCGAACAATCGGGACTCTTGCTCATCTACCCTGATAGACAGCGCCGTCCGTCTAAGCAGTTCGTCGGATTCAGGAAAATAAGGTCAGTCAAGACAGTGGTGGTCGTTGAACCGTTAAGCAATCAGGCAAGTGAGCTTCACGTGCGGAGCCGGTCCTTGCCTTCGGAGCCTTCTAAAATTAGCGGTAAATAGGAACTGAGTGCAACCCTCAAGCGCTGAGCCAAGTACTTCGCGCTGGATTGCGGTCGCATGAACCCTTGGTTGAGTCGCGAAATTAGGTTGTGGTATGCTGGTCGGAAAATGGCGAGTTCCTATGGTTCTTGATATGGTTGATTAGGGCTTCGGTGGATCCAGCACCCCAGCCAGCCGATCCACTGCACCCCGGAGAGCCTCGTGTCCAAGGTGTGCATAGACCTCATCGGTGATCCGGGTGGAGCTGTGGCCGAGCACTCGAGATACCTCAGGTAATGGGGTTCCAGCCGCCAGCATCAAGGAGGCGGCGGCGTGGCGTAACTCATGGACATGGCGTTTACCAAGACCAGCTCGTGCCGCAAAGGCTTGAAAGGCATGTGAGGTGTTATCCGGGTCAAGGGGACGACCAAAGTGTGAGGTGAACAGATACTCGCTTGCTGGGGTAAAGCCCAACTCTGTCAGCTTCTCGTGTTCTTGGCGTTGGGTTACTCGATGCTCTCGGAGTGCGCTAACGAGAAAGGCGGGAAGGGGTACGGTACGGGTTGAGCGGGCGGTCTTGGTCGGTCCCTCGATCACCTTGGCACCCGATTTCACTCGCGCACGCGTGATGGTAAGCGTCTTTGATATGAGATCAAGATCGCTCCAGCGCAAAGCCAACGCTTCACCCCGGCGTAGACCCAAAGCGAGAAGTAAGAGCCAGAGGACGCCGAGTCGGTCCTCCTTGGCGGCACTGAGGAGTCGTCTGGCCTCCTCAACACTGAGAGCCTCTGGCTCTCGTCGCTCTAACTTGATCGGCCTCGCATGATCACAGGGGTTTGCCGGGATCAATCGCCAGCCAACGGCTGCCTTGCAGGCTTGGGAGAGTACGACTCGGATGAGGCGACGTGAACGAGGTGACAAACCGGACTCTGCGAGTTGATCCACGAAGCGATCGACCATCGCCGGGGTGAGCCGTTCGATCCGGACAGATCCCAACCTCTTGGTGATATGCCTTGTAGCCCACTCGTACTGTACCAAGGTGGAGCTAGCGATATCGCCTTCATGGGTTGTGAGCCATCGGGTGAGCAACATGTCAATGGTCGTAGTTGCGTTCTCGGTGACGCCGGCATCACGGATACCGCGAAACTTCGCCAGTGCAGCTTCTGCCTCTGCCTTGGTGCGACATCGCTTCGATCGGGTGATGACTTTACCGTCGGGTCCCGTCCACTTCAATAGGGCACGCCACTGGTCGCCATAGCGATAGATGCTGCCTTGGCCAAGCGTCCTTCGACCTCGCATTCTTTCACCCTAGCCGGTTGCCTATCCGGTTGCCTATGGGGTCATGGACGTGGCCTGGGGTGACTTACCCCAAAATGCATAATCCCAGCGCAGATGCACTTTGTTAGACTCAATGAGACCCTATAAACCCTACTTTGCGGAACTGGCAGTCAAGAGGTTCGTGGGTTCGAGTCCCATCACCTCCACCACAATCCCGCAGGTTATGGCCACTATTTGATGGCAAGAAGCCCCGAGTAAAGTTTGAGCGGTTGCCTAGGATAGCTGCACGTCGAATCGCCATACACATTCGCACACTTTCGGCCAGAGCACGAATAAAGGCCACGCGACGCCCTCAACCTCTCTCCTTGTGCCTCTTCTGATTCATTGTTGATATGTGGATAGCCAAGCCCACGGAACCCTGGCGCCGTCCATGCTTATCAAATGGGAAACGGAACACAATGTTCCTGCCTGCCTGAGTCCCGCTTTATAGGTCGTGAGACGACCCAAGCGAGTGTGATCAATTGTTTCATGTCGAGTGGACTATCGACGACTGACCAGCAAGCCTTGGAGGACAGCGATACTGCGTGCAATTTTGACATCCGTTACCCTGCACTTAATTGTCCACATGCGTGCATTATTGCATGTCTGCTAAGGACTTTCAGCGGAGTCTCAGTCGAATTCGTTAAATACAGAGTGACGCAGGGGAAATACAACGACAACAATTCTCGCTTGACACGGGCCGGCAGGGAGCCCGCCCAGGGCGAAGGGAGTGCCTATTCCTTTGCCATTGACCTCGTCCCTTGATGGAACCGAATGCGCCAATCGGATCCCGAGTCTTTGACCCATATTGAACTACGGAGAGATCCAGCCGTACCCTCGATTCGGTAAGTGAGCAGTATGACATTGTCAGCTAGCGCTATTGGTAAAAAGTCCGTACCCTTTCCAGACACTCGCGGATTGGCACTTAACGCTGCGGACACCGTGGCACGGTCCCAGGTGCGTCCGGACGCCCCATATTCGACGAAGTCAGGATGCAACAACTCTCGCACACGCTGGCCCGATCCGCGGATGGTTGGGTCCAGTAGTTGCTGCTCCCGGCGTACGACCTCTACCAAGTCCTCGTTCTCCACCATACTCATCTCTAAATGACCTAACCTTGAGAGACTGTTTTC from Ferrimicrobium acidiphilum DSM 19497 carries:
- a CDS encoding tyrosine-type recombinase/integrase, which gives rise to MRGRRTLGQGSIYRYGDQWRALLKWTGPDGKVITRSKRCRTKAEAEAALAKFRGIRDAGVTENATTTIDMLLTRWLTTHEGDIASSTLVQYEWATRHITKRLGSVRIERLTPAMVDRFVDQLAESGLSPRSRRLIRVVLSQACKAAVGWRLIPANPCDHARPIKLERREPEALSVEEARRLLSAAKEDRLGVLWLLLLALGLRRGEALALRWSDLDLISKTLTITRARVKSGAKVIEGPTKTARSTRTVPLPAFLVSALREHRVTQRQEHEKLTELGFTPASEYLFTSHFGRPLDPDNTSHAFQAFAARAGLGKRHVHELRHAAASLMLAAGTPLPEVSRVLGHSSTRITDEVYAHLGHEALRGAVDRLAGVLDPPKP
- a CDS encoding ATP-binding protein, whose protein sequence is MNAWSKVEVLILDDFLIRPINPDAASDTLEVIEDRHGLRSTILTSQLPVANWYASIGDPTIADALLDRLTTNLHRIELNGESMRKVTQPPEAQG
- a CDS encoding ATP-binding protein; protein product: MGKTYVACALGHAAIRQGHSALYLRYPRMLEELGIARGDSETGTSHECLVQGGGVDT
- a CDS encoding DUF4440 domain-containing protein codes for the protein MSMVENEDLVEVVRREQQLLDPTIRGSGQRVRELLHPDFVEYGASGRTWDRATVSAALSANPRVSGKGTDFLPIALADNVILLTYRIEGTAGSLRSSIWVKDSGSDWRIRFHQGTRSMAKE